Proteins encoded by one window of Clostridium bornimense:
- a CDS encoding RNA-binding protein codes for MNKKAFLEHFLGEDTNLLSNIFEKINLSKKSGIITFSNEFLPELLCREIVNIAESMGVTAEYFGGFNNCDRAMVSFNNFYKTPYPMELIKIKFSIKFQSVTHRDILGALMSLGIKREKLGDLIIEESCGLVVVHEDIKEYIISNLVKIKNASCKIETLDLEECKNFEKKFQEKIEIVSSLRFDSVVSSICNKSRSYAVDLINSGDCKINYLDNRDKSKEVKINDVITVRGYGKFKLDEVISSTKSGRIKVKIKKYV; via the coding sequence GTGAATAAAAAAGCTTTTTTAGAACATTTTTTAGGGGAAGATACAAATTTATTAAGTAATATTTTTGAAAAAATTAACCTTAGTAAAAAGTCAGGTATTATAACTTTTAGCAATGAATTTTTGCCAGAGTTATTGTGTAGAGAGATAGTAAATATAGCGGAATCTATGGGAGTTACTGCAGAATATTTCGGGGGATTTAATAATTGTGATAGAGCAATGGTATCTTTTAATAATTTTTATAAAACTCCATACCCTATGGAGCTTATAAAAATTAAGTTCTCTATAAAATTTCAATCAGTTACTCATAGGGATATATTAGGCGCATTAATGTCTTTAGGAATAAAGAGAGAGAAATTAGGAGATTTAATTATAGAAGAATCTTGTGGGTTAGTTGTTGTACATGAAGATATAAAGGAATATATAATATCAAATTTAGTAAAAATTAAAAATGCTAGTTGTAAGATTGAAACGTTAGATTTAGAGGAATGTAAAAACTTCGAAAAAAAGTTTCAAGAAAAAATAGAAATTGTATCTTCACTTCGATTTGACTCAGTTGTTAGTTCAATTTGTAATAAATCTAGAAGTTATGCAGTGGATCTTATAAATTCTGGGGATTGCAAGATAAATTATTTAGATAACAGAGACAAAAGTAAAGAAGTGAAGATTAATGATGTAATTACAGTAAGAGGATATGGTAAATTTAAATTAGATGAAGTGATATCTAGCACTAAAAGTGGAAGAATTAAGGTAAAGATAAAGAAATATGTTTAA
- a CDS encoding cell division protein SepF has protein sequence MFNKFKEIIGLEDEEDFIEEMEENREKEEEVNSLERETIFNTKKSNSYGENKLVNIHTSASVKVVISKPNNYDEATAICDDLRNRRIVVVNTSNLETKVAQRLLDFISGACYAVNGEIQEVEKGVYVLSPSNVEVSKEIGKSFASKRGFLDSEE, from the coding sequence ATGTTTAACAAATTTAAAGAAATTATTGGCCTAGAAGATGAAGAAGACTTCATTGAAGAGATGGAAGAAAATAGAGAAAAAGAAGAAGAAGTTAATTCTTTAGAAAGAGAAACAATTTTTAATACAAAGAAAAGTAATTCTTATGGAGAAAATAAACTTGTAAATATACATACATCTGCATCAGTGAAGGTAGTTATTTCAAAACCTAATAATTATGATGAAGCAACTGCTATATGTGATGATTTAAGAAATAGAAGAATAGTCGTTGTAAATACAAGTAATTTAGAGACTAAAGTAGCACAAAGATTATTAGATTTTATATCAGGAGCATGTTATGCAGTAAATGGGGAAATTCAAGAAGTAGAGAAAGGTGTATATGTATTATCACCTTCTAATGTGGAAGTGTCAAAAGAAATAGGCAAGAGTTTTGCTTCTAAAAGAGGATTTTTAGATTCTGAGGAGTAA
- a CDS encoding YggS family pyridoxal phosphate-dependent enzyme encodes MTVKENSIETLNTIKDGVTLIGVSKTKPVEMIKEAFDGGIRNFGENKVQDLIAKMDILKDYPIKWHFIGHLQKNKVKYLVDRECLIHSIDSVDLVREIEKKYGNKGRSCRGLIQINIGREESKFGVLKEDLYDIIEEVEKSEFIKIEGLMAILPKENEEILRKYFKDMKNTFDKLSKESFKNIDMKFLSMGMTNDYLYAMDEGSNMVRVGRKIFGER; translated from the coding sequence ATGACAGTTAAAGAAAATAGTATAGAAACTTTAAATACTATTAAAGATGGGGTAACACTTATAGGAGTATCTAAAACTAAGCCAGTGGAGATGATAAAAGAAGCTTTTGACGGTGGGATAAGAAATTTTGGAGAAAATAAAGTACAAGATTTGATTGCAAAAATGGATATACTGAAAGATTATCCAATAAAGTGGCATTTTATAGGACATCTCCAAAAAAATAAAGTCAAATATTTAGTTGATAGAGAATGTCTTATTCATTCTATAGATTCTGTTGACTTAGTAAGAGAAATAGAAAAGAAGTATGGAAACAAAGGACGAAGTTGTAGAGGATTAATACAAATAAATATCGGTAGAGAAGAAAGTAAATTTGGAGTACTAAAGGAAGATCTTTATGATATAATCGAAGAGGTTGAAAAAAGTGAATTTATAAAAATAGAGGGCTTAATGGCTATATTACCTAAAGAAAATGAGGAAATATTGAGAAAGTACTTTAAAGATATGAAAAATACGTTCGATAAGTTAAGTAAAGAGAGCTTTAAGAATATTGATATGAAATTTTTATCAATGGGAATGACTAATGATTATCTATATGCCATGGATGAAGGAAGTAATATGGTAAGAGTGGGTAGAAAAATTTTTGGTGAAAGATAA
- a CDS encoding DUF881 domain-containing protein, translated as MKKNEATIFILIASVLIGFLIASNLKIGEGSTFNYLDSKEYSNQYNKKISLINEIDDLYKKYNELKDKEELYTDIGVEDPKVQRQLERELLTYKGLTGMADIRGPGVVITLDDAKDVYATNYDLIHDSDLRYIVNDLKILGAEAIAINKVRILDTTEIKCYGALIKINGIVIPAPFTIEAIGDIEKLKAINSSEYYFGALEFYRSGLVREFEEKNDIVINALSDDRNYKYMKEVK; from the coding sequence ATGAAAAAAAATGAAGCTACAATATTTATTTTGATAGCTTCAGTACTTATAGGATTCCTTATAGCATCTAATTTGAAAATTGGGGAAGGTAGTACCTTTAATTATTTAGATAGTAAAGAGTATAGTAATCAGTATAATAAAAAAATATCATTAATAAATGAAATTGATGATTTATATAAGAAATATAATGAATTGAAAGATAAAGAGGAATTATATACTGATATTGGAGTAGAAGATCCCAAAGTACAAAGACAATTAGAAAGGGAGCTATTAACATACAAAGGTCTAACTGGAATGGCTGATATAAGAGGACCAGGAGTAGTTATAACATTAGATGATGCTAAGGATGTGTATGCAACTAATTATGATTTAATACATGATAGTGACCTTAGATATATAGTAAATGATTTAAAAATATTAGGCGCTGAAGCTATTGCAATAAATAAAGTTAGGATTTTAGATACAACAGAGATTAAATGTTATGGTGCATTAATAAAAATTAATGGTATAGTTATTCCAGCACCATTTACTATAGAAGCCATTGGAGATATAGAGAAACTTAAGGCAATTAATAGTAGTGAATATTATTTTGGAGCTTTAGAATTTTATAGAAGTGGACTTGTAAGAGAATTTGAAGAGAAAAATGATATAGTTATAAATGCTTTAAGTGATGATAGAAATTACAAGTATATGAAGGAAGTTAAGTAA
- a CDS encoding small basic family protein, which produces MIALIGLIIGIAVGVFWDISIPPSLSPYLSVAIFACLDSVFGAFRGTLEKTFRTDIFISGFFGNAILAVALVFLGDKLGIPVYLAAVIVFGGRIFNNFAIIRRLIIDKLRLHNEVKR; this is translated from the coding sequence ATGATAGCTTTAATAGGATTGATTATCGGAATTGCTGTAGGAGTATTCTGGGATATAAGTATACCACCAAGTTTATCACCATATTTATCTGTTGCAATTTTTGCATGTTTAGATTCGGTTTTTGGTGCCTTTAGAGGTACACTAGAAAAAACATTTAGAACGGATATTTTTATTTCTGGTTTTTTTGGTAATGCAATTCTTGCAGTAGCATTAGTATTTTTGGGAGATAAGTTAGGCATACCAGTATACTTGGCAGCTGTAATTGTATTTGGTGGAAGAATTTTTAATAATTTCGCTATAATAAGAAGACTAATAATAGATAAACTGAGATTACATAATGAGGTGAAAAGATGA
- a CDS encoding DUF881 domain-containing protein, with the protein MGKSLDYKKLKRELAIAVVLGILGFIIAYQLKYISKEEKNAYENTSDVDITSEVSKLSKEKEELSEKVNALQATVSEFEKEAAENNSNSQQLYEQLEKSRMLLGETDVEGPGVVVTITPKVLNVDSTNKVIITHKDLITYVNELNFAGAEAISINGYRITSNKGIRSSDGVKTIYIGNERISPYETITIKAIGSKDQLSAAMNFYGTFKDIEGSYTCSVEKKDSVRIEKSNYTSEFKYSKVIKGD; encoded by the coding sequence ATGGGAAAGAGTTTGGATTACAAAAAGTTAAAAAGAGAATTAGCTATAGCAGTAGTCCTTGGAATCTTAGGATTTATAATAGCATATCAACTTAAGTATATTTCAAAAGAAGAAAAAAATGCATATGAAAATACATCAGATGTAGATATAACAAGTGAAGTATCTAAATTATCAAAAGAGAAAGAGGAACTTTCTGAAAAAGTTAATGCCCTTCAAGCGACAGTATCAGAATTTGAGAAGGAAGCAGCAGAAAACAATAGTAATAGCCAACAATTATATGAACAGTTAGAGAAAAGTCGTATGCTTTTAGGAGAAACTGATGTTGAAGGACCTGGTGTAGTAGTTACTATAACACCAAAAGTTTTAAATGTGGATAGCACTAACAAGGTTATTATAACACACAAGGATTTAATAACTTATGTTAATGAATTAAATTTTGCTGGTGCAGAAGCGATTTCTATTAATGGATATCGAATAACAAGTAATAAGGGAATTCGTTCATCTGATGGTGTAAAAACTATATATATAGGAAATGAAAGAATATCCCCTTATGAAACAATAACCATTAAGGCTATTGGAAGTAAAGATCAATTAAGTGCTGCTATGAATTTTTATGGTACATTTAAAGATATAGAGGGATCTTATACTTGTTCTGTGGAAAAAAAGGATAGTGTACGTATAGAAAAAAGTAATTATACAAGTGAATTTAAGTATTCAAAAGTAATAAAAGGCGATTAG
- a CDS encoding cell division protein FtsQ/DivIB produces MGANKFIQKKERQRKRKKKFRNIVILLILVIVLLNLVYKLPYFDIKHIKIQNNNIVSSDDIYSICKEVEGKNIFYTKLDNLQKKIKKNTYIESVEISRKLPSTITVKINERDPFFYVNNEGKYYIFSENALLLDIKDTIIDLDVPEVVGLDLGDITIGESIAFNKDNERKVKYISDLYLNMSNPIDDSFNKKNISLIEIPEFFNCSFKYKNLTIKLGKNEELLDKLNKAFQIIKEKEFENSIGYIDVSYYKLPAVHIEG; encoded by the coding sequence ATGGGTGCAAATAAGTTTATACAGAAAAAAGAACGTCAGAGGAAAAGGAAAAAAAAGTTTAGGAATATAGTGATACTATTGATTTTAGTAATAGTATTATTAAATTTAGTGTACAAATTACCTTACTTTGATATTAAGCATATTAAAATTCAAAATAATAATATAGTTTCTAGTGACGATATATATTCAATATGCAAAGAAGTAGAGGGAAAAAATATTTTTTATACAAAATTAGATAATTTACAGAAGAAAATAAAGAAAAATACTTACATAGAAAGCGTAGAAATATCAAGAAAATTACCTTCAACTATTACAGTAAAAATAAATGAGAGAGATCCTTTTTTCTATGTTAATAATGAAGGTAAATATTACATTTTTTCTGAAAATGCATTACTGCTCGATATTAAAGATACAATAATAGATTTAGATGTACCAGAAGTAGTAGGATTAGACTTAGGTGATATAACCATAGGTGAATCGATTGCATTTAATAAAGATAATGAGAGAAAAGTCAAATATATATCAGATTTATATTTAAATATGTCAAATCCTATAGATGACAGTTTTAATAAAAAAAATATATCGCTTATAGAGATACCAGAATTTTTTAATTGTTCTTTTAAGTATAAAAATTTGACAATAAAGCTTGGGAAAAATGAAGAGCTTTTAGACAAGTTGAATAAAGCGTTTCAGATTATTAAAGAAAAAGAATTTGAAAACTCTATAGGATATATAGATGTTAGTTATTATAAATTACCAGCAGTTCATATAGAAGGGTAG
- the ftsW gene encoding putative lipid II flippase FtsW, whose protein sequence is MKKLCDDRGSVDFVLLATILLLVSIGVIMVFSASSYISLHSKAYGNNEMYFFLRQGAFAFVGVIMMFFVSRIDYRKYRKKKFLLWGMAITAVSLIAALFFPAVNGARRWVRLGPLGFQPSELAKYIVVFFSAASIARKGERMKSFTYGVMPYLAVAGIFAGLVLLGKNLSIATIILGTTIIMLIVGGIKIVHIALLGIGAIGFGVFFILVEPYRIARVMFFLDPFKDPQGKGYQLIQSWFALSSGGVIGQGLGQSRQKAFFLPEPHNDFIFAIIGEEFGFIGCFLLIMLIILLLTRGLKVALNAEDTHGMLLALGITCVLGLQAIINIAVVSGAMPVTGVPLPFISYGGTALMINLFASGVLLNISIHSKKRKINKKR, encoded by the coding sequence ATTAAAAAGTTATGTGATGATAGGGGATCAGTAGATTTTGTGCTCCTTGCAACAATATTATTATTAGTTTCAATCGGAGTAATAATGGTTTTTAGTGCATCATCCTATATATCATTACATTCTAAAGCATATGGAAATAATGAGATGTATTTCTTTTTAAGACAAGGAGCCTTCGCATTTGTAGGAGTAATAATGATGTTTTTTGTTTCTAGAATAGATTATAGGAAATACAGAAAAAAGAAGTTTCTTTTATGGGGTATGGCAATAACAGCAGTATCATTAATAGCAGCATTATTTTTTCCTGCTGTTAATGGAGCAAGAAGATGGGTAAGATTAGGACCACTTGGATTTCAACCATCAGAATTAGCAAAATATATTGTTGTGTTTTTTTCAGCGGCTTCTATAGCTAGAAAAGGTGAGAGAATGAAGAGTTTTACATATGGAGTAATGCCTTATCTAGCAGTAGCAGGAATATTTGCTGGACTTGTATTGTTAGGGAAAAATCTTAGTATTGCAACTATTATTTTAGGTACTACGATAATAATGTTAATTGTTGGAGGAATTAAGATAGTTCATATTGCACTTTTAGGTATTGGGGCAATTGGATTTGGTGTGTTCTTTATACTTGTAGAACCGTATAGAATAGCCAGAGTAATGTTCTTTTTAGATCCTTTTAAAGATCCTCAAGGGAAAGGATATCAACTTATACAATCCTGGTTTGCTTTATCTTCAGGAGGAGTAATTGGACAAGGACTTGGACAATCAAGACAGAAGGCATTCTTTTTACCTGAACCTCACAATGATTTTATATTTGCTATAATAGGAGAAGAGTTTGGTTTTATAGGATGTTTTCTACTTATAATGCTTATAATACTGCTATTAACAAGAGGACTTAAAGTAGCTTTAAATGCAGAAGATACTCATGGAATGTTATTAGCATTAGGAATAACTTGTGTTTTAGGATTACAAGCAATTATTAATATTGCAGTAGTATCTGGAGCGATGCCAGTTACCGGGGTACCGTTGCCGTTCATAAGTTATGGTGGAACAGCTCTTATGATAAATTTATTTGCTTCGGGGGTACTTTTAAATATATCGATACATAGTAAAAAGCGTAAAATAAATAAAAAAAGGTAA